A single genomic interval of Mangifera indica cultivar Alphonso chromosome 5, CATAS_Mindica_2.1, whole genome shotgun sequence harbors:
- the LOC123215596 gene encoding probable glucan endo-1,3-beta-glucosidase A6, translating into MGLGHLFFVAFSLLFSISSAEISSKVGICYGQLGNNLPSPSDSVKLIQSLKASRVKIYDANPKILKALKSTDLQASIMVPNNLIVNISSSQTLADKWVKKYVLPYYPDTKIRYLLVGNEILSSPDNLTWSSLVPAMRKIRRSLKTHGARKIKVGTPLAMDVLQSSFPPSNGTFRSDVSDSIMKPMLQFLNRTKSFFFADVYTYFPWISDPKNINLDYALFQATNITYTDPVTHLTYTNLFDQMVDALIFAMKRLGYPDIRIWIAETGWPNGGDYDQIGANIYNAATYNRNIVKKLTATPPIGTPARPGWVIPSFIFSLYNENQKPGPGTERHFGVFYPNKTEVYEIDLSGETPTEVYKPLPKPTNNEPYKGKIWCVAAEKANTKKLESALSYACSQGNKTCDLIQPGKACFKPDSLKWHASYAFSSYWAQFRPLGGTCYFDGLATQTIKDPSHGSCKFPSVSL; encoded by the exons ATGGGCCTTGGTCATCTCTTCTTCGTCGCCTTCAGTCTCCTGTTTTCTATTTCAA GTGCTGAGATCTCGAGCAAAGTCGGGATATGCTATGGTCAACTGGGGAACAACCTTCCATCTCCATCAGACTCGGTGAAGCTCATTCAATCCCTGAAAGCATCACGTGTCAAAATCTACGATGCCAATCCAAAGATCCTCAAAGCCCTCAAGAGCACAGACCTTCAAGCTTCAATCATGGTCCCCAACAATCTCATAGTCAACATTTCCTCAAGTCAAACTCTTGCCGACAAATGGGTCAAAAAATACGTCCTCCCTTATTACCCCGATACCAAAATCCGATATCTCCTTGTCGGAAACGAAATCCTTAGCTCCCCCGATAACTTAACCTGGTCAAGCCTCGTACCTGCGATGCGAAAAATCAGACGTTCCTTAAAAACCCATGGAGCCCGAAAGATTAAAGTAGGGACACCGTTAGCCATGGACGTCCTGCAATCGTCCTTTCCACCCTCAAACGGGACCTTCCGGTCCGATGTTTCGGATTCTATCATGAAACCGATGTTGCAATTCTTGAACCGGACGAAATCTTTCTTTTTCGCAGACGTTTACACGTATTTTCCTTGGATTTCCGACCCTAAAAACATTAATCTTGATTACGCACTTTTCCAAGCTACAAATATTACCTACACCGATCCAGTCACCCACTTGACTTACACCAACCTCTTTGATCAAATGGTAGATGCTCTCATTTTTGCTATGAAAAGACTTGGATACCCCGACATCCGTATTTGGATTGCCGAAACGGGTTGGCCCAATGGCGGAGATTATGACCAGATTGGAGCTAATATTTACAATGCTGCCACTTACAATCGGAATATCGTCAAAAAACTAACCGCCACACCACCCATTGGCACCCCCGCTCGACCCGGTTGGGTTAtaccttcttttattttttcgcTATACAACGAGAATCAGAAACCGGGTCCGGGTACGGAGAGGCATTTCGGGGTATTTTATCCGAACAAAACAGAGGTGTATGAAATAGATTTAAGTGGAGAGACACCGACAGAAGTGTACAAGCCATTGCCTAAGCCGACTAACAATGAGCCATATAAAGGAAAGATTTGGTGTGTTGCGGCTGAGAAGGCTAATACTAAGAAGTTGGAGTCGGCTCTATCATATGCATGTTCACAGGGGAATAAAACTTGTGACCTGATCCAACCCGGAAAGGCCTGCTTTAAACCCGATTCGTTGAAATGGCATGCCAGCTATGCGTTTAGCTCGTATTGGGCTCAGTTTAGACCCCTAGGCGGAACTTGTTACTTTGATGGGCTGGCTACCCAAACAATTAAGGATCCAA GCCATGGATCGTGCAAGTTCCCAAGTGTCAGTCTTTGA
- the LOC123215427 gene encoding peptidyl-prolyl cis-trans isomerase FKBP15-1-like encodes MSFNSVMKTAATILFLLVVSTLVSAKKSGDVTELQIGVKHKPKSCDIQAHKGDRVKVHYRGKLTDGTVFDSSFERGDPIEFELGSGQVIKGWDQGLLGMCVGEKRKLKIPSKMGYGDHGSPPKIPGGATLIFDTELVAVNGKPSSEDGEL; translated from the exons ATGAGTTTCAACTCTGTTATGAAGACCGCCgccacaattttatttttgttggttGTTTCGACATTAG tttctgCGAAGAAGTCGGGCGATGTTACAGAGTTACAGATTGGTGTAAAG CACAAGCCTAAATCCTGTGACATTCAGGCCCACAAAGGTGATAGAGTCAAAGTACATTATCGG GGAAAACTCACAGATGGAACTGTTTTTGATTCGAGCTTCGAAAGAGGTGATCcaatcgagtttgagcttggcAGTGGCCAAGTTATCAAAG GTTGGGACCAAGGACTGTTAGGAATGTGTGTAGGTGAGAAGCGAAAGTTGAAAATCCCTTCAAAGATGGGTTACGGGGATCATGGCTCTCCCCCTAAAATTCCAG GTGGAGCAACACTGATCTTTGACACAGAGCTTGTCGCTGTAAATGGGAAACCATCAAGCGAGGATGGTGAGCTGTAG